One region of Gouania willdenowi chromosome 13, fGouWil2.1, whole genome shotgun sequence genomic DNA includes:
- the lpar5b gene encoding lysophosphatidic acid receptor 5b yields MHNSSMKGLEPEEDKKPIYAVVFGSVIAIGLPLNILSLWIFLRHHSLRSPSIVFMVNLAISDLLLVISLPMRVYFYATGTWPLTNMACIWITMLFRNNIRSSAIFITIISVDRLLAVVYPLKSRQLRTPSKACKAAVVIWLLLLVVNIPESVNLSRFLNNHTEPACFDFHPPQVDVRLHRSGVAYFQLVVLFTMLAVNIMSTVLVSWTLHKNVNDSAIIRNKVNVMLIFAMNLMMFTLFFLPVSLALFFNHLRPALNCLASVNCCLDPLLYYFSFDGFWRRKEDVDSSIARE; encoded by the coding sequence ATGCATAACAGCAGCATGAAAGGACTTGAAccagaagaagacaaaaagcCGATCTATGCTGTGGTCTTTGGCTCCGTCATAGCAATTGGTCTGCCTCTCAATATTTTGTCTCTCTGGATTTTCCTTCGACACCACAGCCTCAGATCACCCAGCATCGTCTTCATGGTTAACCTGGCCATCTCAGACCTACTGCTGGTCATCTCATTGCCTATGAGGGTTTACTTCTATGCCACTGGAACCTGGCCACTCACCAACATGGCCTGCATTTGGATCACAATGCTTTTCCGCAACAACATCCGTTCCAGTGCCAtcttcatcaccatcatcagtGTGGACCGATTGCTGGCTGTGGTTTACCCTCTGAAGTCAAGACAACTGCGAACCCCCTCCAAAGCCTGCAAAGCGGCTGTGGTTATATGGCTCTTATTGTTGGTGGTGAATATCCCAGAGAGCGTGAACCTATCTCGATTTTTGAACAACCACACAGAGCCTGCTTGCTTTGATTTTCACCCACCACAGGTTGATGTAAGATTGCACAGATCAGGTGTGGCTTATTTTCAGCTTGTAGTGTTGTTCACCATGCTAGCAGTGAACATCATGTCCACTGTTCTTGTATCCTGGACTCTCCATAAAAACGTAAATGACTCTGCAATAATCAGAAACAAAGTCAATGTCATGCTGATTTTTGCCATGAACTTGATGATGTTCACTCTTTTCTTCTTACCTGTCTCTTTGGCTCTGTTCTTTAATCATTTAAGGCCTGCTCTGAACTGTCTGGCTAGTGTGAACTGTTGTCTGGATCCACTGTTGTATTACTTTTCATTTGACGGTTTCTGGAGGAGAAAGGAGGATGTTGACTCGTCTATTGCAAGGGAATAG